Part of the Stackebrandtia endophytica genome is shown below.
CTCGGTGTACCTGCTGAAGGCTCAGAACCTGTTCGACTTCCAGCCGGACGTGAAGGAGACCTACACCGTCGACCTGTCGAGTGAGGCCGGGAGCGGTGCCTGGACCCTGAAGGTCACCGACTACTACATCGGATTCTCCGGAACCGTGAACAGCTGGTCGATCAACCTCTAGTCCTGGCGACGAACGAGGTTCGACCGTCGGCCCCGGCCCACCTTGTGTGGGTCGGGGCTGTTCTCATGTGAGGCGGTTGAGCCCGATTCTTCGGTTTCGGGTGTCTTGTCCACGTTGGGTAATAGTGTGTTCCTCAGTGGAAGGCGGGATTCAGGTAGTCCAGCTGGGCATACCTGTGTTCCTGAATGTCATGCAACGTATGGGTGCGCTTCGCCCGATCATCGGAGGGCACCGGACATCACGGACAACCGTGGGCGTCGCGCCGACTCGTGTGTTTCGCGCTGCCCGCAAAACTTCCGAGAGAGGACCCAATGAAGAACGCAACGGCGCGGTTCAGCGCCCTGACTCTGGCTGGGGCGGTCGCGGTCGCGACGGCAGCGCTGGCAGCCGGCCCGGCACAGGCCGACCAGCGATCCATCCTGGGGATCGACGACCCGAACGCCATCGAGGGGCAGTACATCGTCGTCCTTAAGGAGGTCGGATTCTCCCTGAATGAGACGGCTTCGGAAATGGCGGTCGATTACAACGGCACGGTTCGTTCCATGTTCGGATCGATCAACGGTTTTTCCGCCGAGCTGTCGGCCGAGGACGCCCAGGCTCTGACAGCCGATCCGCTGGTCGACTACGTGCAGCAGAACGCCGTCGTCACGATCGCCGCGACTCAGGACAACCCGCCGTCGTGGGGTCTGGACCGCATCGACCAGCAGGACCTTCCGCTGGACGACGCGTACAACTACGTCGACTCGGCGGGGTCCGGAGTGACCTCCTACATCATCGACACCGGCATCGAAACCGATCACCCGAACTTCGAGGGACGGGCGGTCCACGGCACCGACACGGTGGATGGTGACCAGGACGCGACTGACTGCAACGGTCACGGCACGCATGTGGCGGGGACCGTCGGGGGTGCGGAGTACGGCGTCGCCAAGCAGACCGATCTGGTTGCGGTACGGGTTCTCGACTGTGAGGGTTCCGGCACCTGGGAAGGCGTCATCGCCGGGGTCGACTGGGTAACCCAGAACGCCGAGGGGTCCTCGGTGGCCAACATGAGTCTGGGTGGCGGGTACACCCAGGCCCTCAATGACGCGGTCGAGGCGTCCATCGCCGCCGGCGTCACCTACGTCATCGCCGCCGGTAACGACAGCGGAGCCAACGCGTGTGACGTGTCGCCCGCGTCGGTGCGCTCGGCGTTGACCGTCGCCGCCAGTGACCGCAACGAGGCTCGGGCGTCGTTCTCCAACATCGGTGCGTGCGTGGATCTCTTCGCGCCGGGTGTGGACATCACCTCGGCATGGCTGGACGGCGGTGAGAACACCATCTCCGGTACCTCGATGGCTTCCCCGCACGTGGCCGGTGCCGCCGCTCTGTACCTGGGTGAGAACGCGGGTGCGGCGCCTTCGGAGGTCGAGTCCGCTCTGATCGACAACGCCGTCGAAGAACGGATCTCCGACCCGGGTGCCAACACCCCCAACCGGTTGTTGAACCTGGAGTTCATGAACTGATCGGTGTGTCGACAGCTCGATCCCGACCCGTCGCCGACGGGTCGGGATCGAGCACTCTTCGTGTCGCAGCTGCCGAGTGATCATCGAATTTTGACAGTCCAAAAAGGATATTATGTTACATCGGATTGGTTACCGATCGGTAGACTGCCTGCGTAAACGGCATAATCGGCCAAACCTTAAATTCGAGCTTAGGAAGAATTAAATAGCACGACCTTTACATGTGTAAATCAAGCAAATACGGTCATAAGTGGTTCCACCGAACTTGCGGCGGTGAAACCACTTCTTTCGGCCGAGACGCGGCGGGCACAAGCTCACACGTGTCTGCGGTGGTCCTCGGTCCACCCCGAAGAGAGAGAAGACCGTATGAAGAACAGCAAGACCGGGCGGATAGCCGCCCTGGGCGTCGCGGGTTCCGTTGCGATCGCCACCGCAGTACTGGCAGCCACCCCGGCACAGGCCGAGGGCACCGTTCTCGGCGTCGGCAACCCCGACGCCATCAGCGGTGAGTACATCGTCGTTCTGAACGACGGCGTCAACGCCTCGGCCTCATCGGCTTCCGGTATCGCGTCCGAATACGGCGGCAAGGTGCGTACCACCTTCTCGTCGATCAACGGATTCTCAGCCGACCTGTCGGCCGCCGAAGCCCGTTACCTGGCCGCCGACCCGTCGGTGGCGTACGTGCAGCAGAACGCCGTCGTCACGATCGCCGCGACCCAGGACAACCCCTCATCATGGGGCCTGGACCGCATCGATCAGGAGGCGCTTCCGCTCGACAACTCCTTCACCTACCCGGACTCGGCGGGTGAGGGCGTAACCGCTTACATCATCGACACCGGAATCGAAACCGAACACCCCGACTTCGAAGGCCGTGCCACCCACGGCATCGACACCGTCGACGGTGATGACGACGCCACCGACTGCCAGGGCCACGGAACCCACGTGGCCGGGACCGTCGGCGGCACCGAGTACGGTGTGGCCAAGAACGTCGACCTGGTCGGTGTTCGGGTCCTGGACTGCAACGGATCGGGAACCTACGAAGGTGTCATCGAGGGCATCGACTGGGTCACCGAGAACGCGACCCTCCCGGCTGTTGCGAACATGAGCCTGGGCGGCCCCGCCGACCAGGCGGTCAACGACGCGGTGGAGGCCTCGGTCGCCGCCGGTGTCACCTACGCCGTCGCCGCGGGCAACGAGTACGGCTCGGACGCCTGCAACGTGTCCCCGGGTGGTGCCGAGTCGGCGCTGACCGTGGCCGCGAGCGACAACACCGACGCCTTGGCGTCGTTCTCCAACATCGGTACCTGCGTTGACATCATCGCGCCCGGTGTGGACATCACCTCCGCCTGGATCGGCGGCGGTGAGGACACCATCTCCGGTACGTCGATGGCTTCCCCGCACGTTGCGGGTGCTGCGGCGCTGTACCTGGGTGAGAACACCTCGGCCACCCCGGACGAGGTTGGCGCCGCTTTGACCGAGAACGCTCTGGTCGACGTGGTCACCAACCCCGGCGACGGAACGCCGAACCTGTTGTTGAACACCGATTTCCTGAACGTCTGAGACGTCTCGAGTAATCGGCACTGAATCCGGCACATGCCGGGGCCCGGAGTGATCCGGGTCCCGGCATTCAGTGTCTTCGCGCCACAGTCGTCATCCATTGTGGTGAGAAATCCCCGACGAATGCTCACGCTACAGTGGATCGATGAAGCTCGGGCTGTCCCATGTCATCGATCCTCGGCTGGTGCCACTCGCCGATGCGACCCGCGTGTTCTATCGAAACCGGGCCGCAGGTCCGAGTCTGGCGAGCTGGGAGGCGGTGCGGGCGTTCCGCGACAAGGCCCGGCCGGCGGAGGCCTCGACCCCTCCGGCGGTCGTCGAGTCGGCCGAATGGGAGGGCCGTGCGGTTCCGGTCAGGATCCACCGCCCGGAGGCCGCACCCTCGGGTGTACTTCTGAACATCCACGGTGGAGGCTTCTTCTTGGGTTCGGCGGCCGATGACGACGTCCGTAACCGGGATTTGGCCGACAGGCTCGGCATCGCCGTCGTCAGCGTCGACTATCGCCTCGCCCCCGAGAACCCGTGGCCGGCCGCGCCCGATGACTGCGAGACGGCCGCACGCTGGCTCGTCGAGAACGCTACGGCGCGGTTCGGAACGGATCGTCTCGCCATCGGTGGGTTCTCCGCCGGTTCCACTCTGGCCGTGGTCACGCTCATCAGGTTGCGGGAACGCGGTGTGAACGCCTTCGACGCCGCCGTGCTGGAATGCGGAACTTATGACCTCAGTGGACTGACCCCCGCCGGGCGGCTGATCTGCGACGAGTACTTCATCCAGGCGTACGCGGGCTCGGTCTCCGATCGGACCCTGCCCGACATCTCCCCGATATACGCCGATCACACCGACCTGCCGACGATGTTGATGATCGTCGGCGAGGATGACATCCTGCTGCGGGACAACCTCGCGATGGCCGGTCAGCTGTCCGCCGCCGGAGTCGAAGTCGACCTGCGGATATACCCCGCCGCTCCCCACGGCTTCAGCCATCACCCCACCCCGATGGCCGAGGCGGCCCTCGACGACCTGCGGGGCTGGTTGGCCGGTCGGTTCGCGCCTGCGTGAGTGGGGTGGCCACCCGGGTGGCCACCCCACAATCGGTTACATCACGTGCTTGAAGGTTCCCCAGCCGTGACCGAGCTTGACGCGCGGACCGAATCCGGATCCGCTGTGCGGGTAGTACCAGAGGTTTCCGGAGGCGTCCACGCCGAGGACGTCGGCCTTCCCGTCCTTGCTGAAGTCCGAGGACCACACCTGCTTGAACGTTCCCCAGCCGTGACCGAGCTTGACCGGTTTGCTGAGGCTGTTTCCGTTGTGCGGGTAGTACCAGAGGTCGCCGGCTGCGTCTACGCCGAGGACGTCGGCTTTGCCGTCGCCGCTCCAGTCGGCGGCCATGACGTGCTTGAACGTTCCCCAGCCGTGACCCAGTTTGACGGGGGTGCTGAGGCTGTTTCCATTGTGGGCGTAGTACCAGAGGTCGCCGGCTGCGTCTACGCCGAGGACGTCGGCTTTGCCGTCGCCGCTCCAGTCGGCGGCCATGACATGTTTGAACGTTCCCCAGCCGTGACCCAGTTGGCGAGGCGTCGAGTTGTACAGGGTGTAGCCGTTGTTCGGGTAGTACCAGAGCTTTCCGCCCGAGTCCACGGCGATCACGTCGGCGGCGCCGTCACCGCTCCAGTCGGCGGAGACGACGTGCTTGAACGAACCCCAGTTGTGCCCGATCTGCTTGGGGGAGCTCAACCGGTAGTTGTTGTTCGGGTAGTACAGGAACTTCCCGGTCGCGTCGACACCGAGGACGTCGGCGGCGCCGTCACCACTGAAGTCGGACACCCGCTCACCGTCGGCGCCCGGGAGACCGCTGGCTCGTTTGGCTTCGGCGATCATGGCGCGGGCTTTGGCTTCTGCTTGGTCGTAGCGTTCGGGGTAGGCGGAGCGTTGGACGCTTTGGGCTAGTTGTCCGGCGGTGTAGCCGGGGTTGTTGCGGTCGTTGGGGATGGCTTGGTCGAGGTATTTGTTGGTGGCGTGGTTGATGTCCATGCAGAGGCTGGCGGGGTTGCACCAGCCTTGGCTTGGTCGTTGTTGGAAGACGCCGAGTGAGTCGCGGTCGCCGCAGTTGAGGTTGTTCATGTGGGATTCGACCCAGCCGGCCTCGAACATCGACAGCATGACCTTCGCCGTCACACCACGGGCGACCCCGATCCGGTAGATCTGCTTGGTGATCGCGGGATTGTGGTTGGGCGGAACGGCGCACTGCACGTCGAAGAACTCGGCGTTGGACATGTCGTCGGGTATCGGGGTGTCATCGGCGGCAGCGGGGCCGGTGCCGAGTCCGATGGCGACGGCCGCGGCCACCGCGATGACCGCGAGCCGTCGCAGGCGGAAGTTGGGCAGGGGCATGTGTTCTCCTCCAGGGGGTTCGGTGAAGACGCTGGGTGGCGTTTGGGCATGGTCACCGCACTTCCCCGGAAATTAGCAGACCTTCGCAACGATCCGGATATTTGAGTCTCTCAATTTCCTTTCGGTTTGTCGGGCCTGGAGTCGTTGTGCCCCAGGTGGAGTGTCTCCGATCAGCTACTGCTGACGGGCCAGTCGCAGCGCAGCCGCCAACGCCGGCTCGAACGGATCGGCGTCGGCGTACCACTTCGCCTCGTGCTCGAACATGATCGGGCCGGTGTAGCCGAGGTCCCGGATCAGTCCGACCGTCTCGGAGATCGGCAGGGCGCCGGTGCCCGGGATCAACGGGCGGCGGTCGGTCGCCGAGGTGACGTCCTTGATCTGGAACTCCGCCAGATACGGCCACAGTGCCTCGGCGCTGTCGGCGACGGCTTCACCGGCGCGCCAGGTGTGTAGCAGATCCCACACCGCCCCCGCCTTACCATCCACAGTCGCCAGAAGTTCCGCGATCTGTTCGCCGCGAAGGAAGGCGTCATGGGTCTCCACCGTCAACCGCACCGGCATCGACTCCGCCACCTCGACGGCCGCGCCGAGCCGGTCGGCGGCCACCGCGGGCTCCACGTCGCCGGGGAACAACCGCAACGCCGGAGCGCCGAGGTCCGCGGCCAGGTCGAGATGCGCCTTCAACGGTTCGAGCAGGCCGGGATCCGACAGCCGGACGTAGGTCGCCAGTGCCCCGAACCCGATTCCGGCCGCCGCGAATTCGCGCTTCACCGAGCTGCGCTGTGCGCTCGACAGGCCCGGATGCACCGGTTCGTCGTCGGCGATGCGCAGCTGCACCAGATCGGCGCCGTGCTGCTTGGCCATGGTGAGGACCTGCTCGATGGGATGCCCGGGGTATCCAAGGGTGGAGAATCCTGCTTCATACATGGCGGGCAGCCTACCCGCTGGCACATCGACACCCCGGTGGCCGAATGCCGTCTAACACACCGTATGCAGGTTGGACGGCTCGGGTAATCTGCGATGCGTGGATCACACCCGCCCCACCACTCTCGCCGACGTCGCCGCCCGAGCAGACGTCTCCGTGGCGACCGCCTCGCGCGTGCTCAACGGTTCCCCGCACAGGGTGAGCCAGGCGCTCGCCGACAAGGTCCGCCAGGTCGCCGCCGAACTCAGTTACGCGCCCAACGTCCAAGCCCAGGGGTTGGCGCGCAACACCTCCTCCGTCGTGGCGATGCTGCTGCACGACGTCACCGACCCGTACTTCGCGCAGATCGCGCAGGGCGCCCTACTGGAAGCCGGTGCCCGCCGTGTCCAGGTGGTGATCGCCGAGACCGGCATCGATCCCGACCAGGAACGCGAACAACTGTTGTCGCTACGCGGTTTCCGGCCGCGAGCCACCATAGTGGTCGGTTCTCGGACCACCCTGGTGGAGGCGGAGGAGCGACTCGGCGCGGTGCTGACGACGGCCCTGGAAGCCGGCGCCGGAGTCGTCGCCATCGGTCAGCCCGGACTGCCCGGGGCGTGCATCAGGCCGCAGAACCGCGCCGGTGCCGGCATGCTCGCCGGCCACCTCACCGAACTGGGACATCGACGGTTCACGGTGGTCAGCGGCCCCGAGTCGTTGAAGACCGTCGCCGAACGACGTGAGGGGTTCGCCGCCTCGCTTCCCACCGACGCCGTCGTCGACGTCATCCAGGCCGACTTCAGCCGTGACGGCGGCTTCGAGGCGGGCCGCCGCTTCTGTGCCCAGGACAACGGTTCCACCGCCGTGTTCGTCTCCAGTGACGTGATGGCCGGTGGCTTCTGCACGGCACTGCGTGAGGGTGGTCGATCCATTCCCGCCGATGTGTCGGTCGTCGGTTTCGACGACGTTCCGGTCGCCGCGGACCTGTACCCGGCGTTGACCACCGTCCGGTTGCCGCTGTCCCAGATGGGACGCCAGGCGTTGCGGTTGGCGCTGGACGGTCCGTTCGATTCCGTCGTGGACATCCCCGGTGAACTCGTGGTCAGGGGCAGCACCGGGCTGGCGTAGGCGCATCTGAACACTGTGGATTGGTCGTCGATCCTGGGCGCACGTGTCGCCGTCGAGAACCCGGCTGTTCCCGTGCCTTGTCCTGCGACGACCGGCCGAGACACTCAAAACACATGAAAGCCGGATTTTCCCCGACTTAGGACATATCGTCCGATTGTGCCTATTGGAGAACGTCTGACCCGGTTCATCGCCGCGGCCCTCGCCACGGTCGGGCTGGCCGCCGTCCTCTCCGGATGTGGCGGTGGCGGCGGTATGACGGTGATCAACCTCTACAACGCTCCACAGGAGAATCTAAGCCGGATCGTCGAGCGCTGCAATCAGTTGGCCGACGGGCGATACCGCATCGCGTTGAACACCCTGCCCCGTGACGCCGACGGACAGCGGGAACAGATGGTGCGGCGGCTGGCCGCCTCCGACCCGGGCATGGACGTCCTGGGGATCGACGTCACCTGGACCGCCGAACTCGCCTCCGCCAACTGGATACGTCCCTGGCCCGATGCCCTGCGCACCGAGGCGGAGAAGGGCGTCCTGGAGGCGCCGCTGGAGACGGCGACCTATGAGGACCAGTTGTATGCCGCGCCATACAACACCAACGTCCAGTTGCTCTGGTACCGCACGGATCTGATGCCCGAACCGGCACAGACCTGGAGCGAACTGGTGGCCACGGCCGAACGCCTGGCGAGTGCGGGGGAACCGCACTACGTCGAGGTCACCGGGGCGCAGTACGAGGGCCTGGTCGTCTGGTTCAACAGCATGATCGCCTCGGCCGACGGCTCCATCCTCAACGAGGCCGGTGACAAGGTGGAGCTGGGGCGGCCCGCCGTCACCGCCATGAAGCAGATGCGCGACTTCGCCGCCTCGGCGGCGGCGAATCCGTCGCTGTCGAACACCCAGGAGGACACCGCTCGACTGGCGATGGAGAGTGGTGCGGCGTTCGCACAGTTGAACTGGCCGTTCGTGTACGCCTCCATGGTGGCCAATCGCCCCGACATCGCCGAGAACTTCGCCTGGGCGCCCTACCCGGGCATCGACAGCCCCGGCCGGGCACCGCTGGGTGGCGCCAACTTCGCGATCAGCGCGTATTCGGAGCATCCGGAGGAGGCGTTCGACGCCGCGCTATGCCTGCGCGACGACGAGAGTCAGCTGATGGCGGCGGTCCACGACGGGCTGCCGCCGACGATCGAGTCGGTGTACGCCGACCCGGCGATGGCCGACCCGTACCCGATGCGCGACGCGATCCTGGAGGCGATCAAGACCGCAGCACCCCGACCGGTCACCCCGGTCTACCAGAACGTGTCCACTGTGACCTCGGCTCTGTTGTCGCCGCCGCGTGGCATCGACCCCACCGGCGATGAGCGGCGGCTAGCCGACCAGTTGAAGGACGCTCTCGAATCGAAGGGGGTGTTGCCGTGAGCACGGATGTGAAGGCGGCCGAACGGCGCCTCGGCCTGTGGTTGTGCGCGCCCGCCGCGATCTTCATGATCCTGGTGGCCGGTTGGCCGATCCTCTACTCGATCTGGTTGTCCTTCAACCGCTATGACCTGCGGTTCCCGCAGGATCAGCAGTGGGTGGGGCTGGAGAACTATCAGACCGTGCTGACCAACGAGTTCTGGTGGACCGCGTTCGGGGTCACCGTGCTCATCACGGTGGTCAGCGTGGCGATCGAGCTGGTCCTGGGTATGGGCCTGGCGATCGTGATGCACCGGACCCTGGTCGGCCGAGGTCTCATTCGGACGGTCGTCTTGATTCCCTACGGGATCGTGACCGTGGTGGCCGCGTTCGGCTGGTTCTACGCGTGGACCCCCGGCACCGGTTGGTTGGCGGCACTGCTTCCCGACGGCAGCGCGCCGTTGACCCAGCAGTGGCCGGCGATCCTGATCATCATCGGCGCGGAGGTCTGGAAGACCACGCCGTTCATGGCGTTGCTGCTGTTGGCGGGACTGGCGTTGGTGCCCGACGAACTCAGCCGGGCCGCCGCGATGGACGGCGCCGGACGGTGGAAACGGTTCGTCTCGATCACGCTGCCGCTGATGCGGCCGGCGATCGCGGTCGCACTGCTGTTTCGCACCCTGGACGCGTTTCGGATCTACGACAACATCTACATCCTCACCAACGGCGCCCAGAACACCGGATCGGTTTCGATCATCACCTACACCAACCTGGTCAGCGGGCTCAACCTCGGTATCGGCTCCACCATGTCGGTGCTCATCTTCATCACCGTCGCCATCATCGCGTTCATCTTCGTGACGGTGTTCAAGACCGGCACACCCGGAACGGAGGGTCGACGATGACCCGAAACCGCATTCAGTGGGGCGTCCTCGACTTCGTGGTCGTCGCGTTCGCGCTCATCCCGGTGTTGTGGCTGGTCAGTCTGTCGTTGAAGACCCCGGCGACCATCGCCGACGGCGGGTTCATCCCGACGGAGTGGACCTTCGACAACTACGTCAACGTGTTCACCGACGGCGGGTTTCTGCGGCCGCTGGTCAACTCCATCGGCATCGCGGGACTGGCGACGCTCATCGCGATCGTGTTGGGGACCTTCGCCGCCTACGCCATCGCCAGGCTGAACTTTCCCGGCCGCAGCATCATGCTGGGGGCCGCACTGCTGGTCGCGATGTTTCCGCAGGTGTCGTTGGTGACTCCACTGTTCAACATCGAGCGGGCGCTGGGGTTGTTCAACACCTGGCCGGGCCTGATCCTGCCCTACGTGACGTTCGCGCTGCCCTTGACGATCTACACGATGTCGACCTTCTTCCGTGAGATCCCGTGGGAACTGGAGAAGGCCGCCAAAATGGACGGTGCCAGTTCGTTCCAGGCGTTCCGCAAGGTGATCGTCCCGTTGGCGACCCCGGGGGTCGTGACGGCGGCGGTGTTGGCGTTCATCCAGAGCTGGAACGACTTCCTGTTCGCGATCTCGTTGACCTCCACCGAACGCAGCCGTACCGCACCGGCTGCCATCTCGTACTTCACCGGGTCCTCCCAGTTCGAGGACCCGACCGGATCCGTGTCGGCGGCGGCGGTCATCGTCACCATCCCGATCGTGATCTTCGTTCTCATCTTCCAACGACGCATCGTGAGCGGCCTGACGGCCGGCGCGGTGAAGGGGTGACATCCGTGGCCGAGATCGTTCTCGACGGCATCTCGAAGTGGTACCGCCGTGATGAACCGGTGATCCGCGAGATCGACCTGACCATCGCCGATGAGGAGTTCCTGATCCTGGTGGGGCCGTCCGGGTGCGGTAAGTCCACATTGCTGAACATGATCGCCGGGTTGGAGAACATCTCCGCGGGCGAACTGCGCATCGACGGCAACCGGATGAACGAGACCCCGCCGCAGGAACGCAACATCGCGATGGTGTTCCAGTCGTACGCGCTGTACCCGCACATGAGTGTTCGCGAGAACATCGCCTTCCCGCTCAACATCGCCAAGATGCCGAAGAAGGACATTCAGGGCAGGGTCGAGCACGCCGCCGACATCCTGGAGCTGACCGGCCTGCTGGACCGTCGCCCGGGTGAGCTGTCCGGTGGCCAACGGCAACGCGTCGCGATGGGGCGGGCGATCGTGCGGGAGCCCAAGGCGTTCCTCATGGACGAACCACTGTCCAATCTCGACGCGAAGCTGCGCGCACAGATGCGCACCTCGATCTCCCGCCTGCAGAAGAGCCTGGCGACCACCACCGTGTACGTCACCCACGACCAGACCGAGGCGATGACCCTCGGCGACCGCATCGTGGTGCTGCGGGACGGGATCGCGCAACAGATCGGCAGTCCCGCCGACCTCTACGAGCGACCCGCCAACCTGTTCGTCGCCGGATTCATCGGGTCGCCGACGATGAACTTCCTGCCCGGACGGCTCACCGAGGGGAAGGTGCGCACCGCTATCGGCGGACTGCCGCTGGGGGATCAGGTGCGTCGTGAACTGGAGTCCGACGACGCCGATCGTGACGTCATCGTGGGTCTGCGTCCCGAGGCGTTCGAGGACGACCGGTTCGTCGGTGCCGACACCGGGCGCTTCTCCTTCACCGACGACGTCGACATCGTGGAGTCGCTGGGTGCGGTGAAACTGGCCTACTTCAACCTGTCGGAGCCCCCGCGGTCGGCGCAGTTGGCGTCGGTCTCCGAGATCACCGGGGGAGCCGACCGGTTCGGCAGCGCTCAACTGGTCGCGCAGATCGACGCCCGATCGGCTGCTCGGGAGGGCGGTGACCTGCGGGTGAGCTTCAACCCCCACGACGCCCTGTTGTTCGATCCCGACAGTGGCAAGCGGATCGGCCACCTGGCCTGACATGTCCATGATGCACTGACGAGTGATCGTCACCATGCCGATGGTCAGCGGGGTTGCGTCGAACGATTACCATGCGTTGTGACCGTGCCTGCACGGGCGGGTAACACCTTCGAAAGGTAATCGCGATGACAGACCTTGTCGCGCAACTGGACCTTATTCACGAAGCCGGCGTCCGCATTCTCCCGGCCGCGGCGCAAACCTACGAATCCATTC
Proteins encoded:
- a CDS encoding carbohydrate ABC transporter permease, producing the protein MTRNRIQWGVLDFVVVAFALIPVLWLVSLSLKTPATIADGGFIPTEWTFDNYVNVFTDGGFLRPLVNSIGIAGLATLIAIVLGTFAAYAIARLNFPGRSIMLGAALLVAMFPQVSLVTPLFNIERALGLFNTWPGLILPYVTFALPLTIYTMSTFFREIPWELEKAAKMDGASSFQAFRKVIVPLATPGVVTAAVLAFIQSWNDFLFAISLTSTERSRTAPAAISYFTGSSQFEDPTGSVSAAAVIVTIPIVIFVLIFQRRIVSGLTAGAVKG
- a CDS encoding sugar phosphate isomerase/epimerase family protein codes for the protein MYEAGFSTLGYPGHPIEQVLTMAKQHGADLVQLRIADDEPVHPGLSSAQRSSVKREFAAAGIGFGALATYVRLSDPGLLEPLKAHLDLAADLGAPALRLFPGDVEPAVAADRLGAAVEVAESMPVRLTVETHDAFLRGEQIAELLATVDGKAGAVWDLLHTWRAGEAVADSAEALWPYLAEFQIKDVTSATDRRPLIPGTGALPISETVGLIRDLGYTGPIMFEHEAKWYADADPFEPALAAALRLARQQ
- a CDS encoding LacI family DNA-binding transcriptional regulator, giving the protein MDHTRPTTLADVAARADVSVATASRVLNGSPHRVSQALADKVRQVAAELSYAPNVQAQGLARNTSSVVAMLLHDVTDPYFAQIAQGALLEAGARRVQVVIAETGIDPDQEREQLLSLRGFRPRATIVVGSRTTLVEAEERLGAVLTTALEAGAGVVAIGQPGLPGACIRPQNRAGAGMLAGHLTELGHRRFTVVSGPESLKTVAERREGFAASLPTDAVVDVIQADFSRDGGFEAGRRFCAQDNGSTAVFVSSDVMAGGFCTALREGGRSIPADVSVVGFDDVPVAADLYPALTTVRLPLSQMGRQALRLALDGPFDSVVDIPGELVVRGSTGLA
- a CDS encoding S8 family peptidase yields the protein MKNATARFSALTLAGAVAVATAALAAGPAQADQRSILGIDDPNAIEGQYIVVLKEVGFSLNETASEMAVDYNGTVRSMFGSINGFSAELSAEDAQALTADPLVDYVQQNAVVTIAATQDNPPSWGLDRIDQQDLPLDDAYNYVDSAGSGVTSYIIDTGIETDHPNFEGRAVHGTDTVDGDQDATDCNGHGTHVAGTVGGAEYGVAKQTDLVAVRVLDCEGSGTWEGVIAGVDWVTQNAEGSSVANMSLGGGYTQALNDAVEASIAAGVTYVIAAGNDSGANACDVSPASVRSALTVAASDRNEARASFSNIGACVDLFAPGVDITSAWLDGGENTISGTSMASPHVAGAAALYLGENAGAAPSEVESALIDNAVEERISDPGANTPNRLLNLEFMN
- a CDS encoding FG-GAP-like repeat-containing protein, with translation MPLPNFRLRRLAVIAVAAAVAIGLGTGPAAADDTPIPDDMSNAEFFDVQCAVPPNHNPAITKQIYRIGVARGVTAKVMLSMFEAGWVESHMNNLNCGDRDSLGVFQQRPSQGWCNPASLCMDINHATNKYLDQAIPNDRNNPGYTAGQLAQSVQRSAYPERYDQAEAKARAMIAEAKRASGLPGADGERVSDFSGDGAADVLGVDATGKFLYYPNNNYRLSSPKQIGHNWGSFKHVVSADWSGDGAADVIAVDSGGKLWYYPNNGYTLYNSTPRQLGHGWGTFKHVMAADWSGDGKADVLGVDAAGDLWYYAHNGNSLSTPVKLGHGWGTFKHVMAADWSGDGKADVLGVDAAGDLWYYPHNGNSLSKPVKLGHGWGTFKQVWSSDFSKDGKADVLGVDASGNLWYYPHSGSGFGPRVKLGHGWGTFKHVM
- a CDS encoding alpha/beta hydrolase; the encoded protein is MKLGLSHVIDPRLVPLADATRVFYRNRAAGPSLASWEAVRAFRDKARPAEASTPPAVVESAEWEGRAVPVRIHRPEAAPSGVLLNIHGGGFFLGSAADDDVRNRDLADRLGIAVVSVDYRLAPENPWPAAPDDCETAARWLVENATARFGTDRLAIGGFSAGSTLAVVTLIRLRERGVNAFDAAVLECGTYDLSGLTPAGRLICDEYFIQAYAGSVSDRTLPDISPIYADHTDLPTMLMIVGEDDILLRDNLAMAGQLSAAGVEVDLRIYPAAPHGFSHHPTPMAEAALDDLRGWLAGRFAPA
- a CDS encoding ABC transporter substrate-binding protein yields the protein MPIGERLTRFIAAALATVGLAAVLSGCGGGGGMTVINLYNAPQENLSRIVERCNQLADGRYRIALNTLPRDADGQREQMVRRLAASDPGMDVLGIDVTWTAELASANWIRPWPDALRTEAEKGVLEAPLETATYEDQLYAAPYNTNVQLLWYRTDLMPEPAQTWSELVATAERLASAGEPHYVEVTGAQYEGLVVWFNSMIASADGSILNEAGDKVELGRPAVTAMKQMRDFAASAAANPSLSNTQEDTARLAMESGAAFAQLNWPFVYASMVANRPDIAENFAWAPYPGIDSPGRAPLGGANFAISAYSEHPEEAFDAALCLRDDESQLMAAVHDGLPPTIESVYADPAMADPYPMRDAILEAIKTAAPRPVTPVYQNVSTVTSALLSPPRGIDPTGDERRLADQLKDALESKGVLP
- a CDS encoding S8 family peptidase — translated: MKNSKTGRIAALGVAGSVAIATAVLAATPAQAEGTVLGVGNPDAISGEYIVVLNDGVNASASSASGIASEYGGKVRTTFSSINGFSADLSAAEARYLAADPSVAYVQQNAVVTIAATQDNPSSWGLDRIDQEALPLDNSFTYPDSAGEGVTAYIIDTGIETEHPDFEGRATHGIDTVDGDDDATDCQGHGTHVAGTVGGTEYGVAKNVDLVGVRVLDCNGSGTYEGVIEGIDWVTENATLPAVANMSLGGPADQAVNDAVEASVAAGVTYAVAAGNEYGSDACNVSPGGAESALTVAASDNTDALASFSNIGTCVDIIAPGVDITSAWIGGGEDTISGTSMASPHVAGAAALYLGENTSATPDEVGAALTENALVDVVTNPGDGTPNLLLNTDFLNV
- a CDS encoding carbohydrate ABC transporter permease; this encodes MSTDVKAAERRLGLWLCAPAAIFMILVAGWPILYSIWLSFNRYDLRFPQDQQWVGLENYQTVLTNEFWWTAFGVTVLITVVSVAIELVLGMGLAIVMHRTLVGRGLIRTVVLIPYGIVTVVAAFGWFYAWTPGTGWLAALLPDGSAPLTQQWPAILIIIGAEVWKTTPFMALLLLAGLALVPDELSRAAAMDGAGRWKRFVSITLPLMRPAIAVALLFRTLDAFRIYDNIYILTNGAQNTGSVSIITYTNLVSGLNLGIGSTMSVLIFITVAIIAFIFVTVFKTGTPGTEGRR